The Streptomyces sp. R28 region GAGGCCCTCGCCCGGCGCGTACGCGGCACGGAATTCACCCCGGCGCCGCGCGCGATTTCACCCGGATGTGCTCCGTCCCAGGCCGGGGGCCTACGATTCTCTGTTGTGTCCAAACTGACCGACGTGCCCAAGCGGATTCTGATCGGGCGCGCGCTGCGCAGCGACCGGCTGGCGGAAACGCTCCTGCCGAAGCGCATCGCGCTGCCCGTCTTCGCCTCCGACCCGCTGTCCTCCGTGGCGTACGCGCCTGGAGAAGTGCTGCTGGTCCTCTCCATCGCGGGCGTGTCGGCGTACCACTTCAGCCCCTGGATCGCGGTCGCGGTCGTGGTGCTGATGTTCACCGTGGTCGCCTCCTACCGGCAGAACGTGCACGCCTACCCCAGCGGCGGCGGCGACTACGAGGTGGCCACCACCAACCTCGGTCCCAAGGCCGGTCTGACGGTCGCGAGCGCCCTGCTCGTCGACTACGTCCTGACCGTCGCCGTCTCGATCTCCTCCGGCATCGAGAACCTGGGCTCCGCGGTCCCCTTCGTCGTCGAGCACAAGGTCGAGTGCGCGGTCGGTGTGATCGTGCTGCTGACGCTGATGAACCTGCGTGGCGTCAAGGAGTCCGGCAACCTCTTCGCGATCCCGACGTACGTGTTCGTCGCGGGCGTCTTCATCATGATCGCGTGGGGCGCGTTCCGCGGGCTGGTCCTCGACGACACCATGCGGGCGCCCACGTCGTCGTACGAGATCAAGCCGGAGCACCAGGGACTCGCGGGCTTCGCGCTGGTCTTCCTGCTGCTGCGCGCCTTCTCCTCCGGCTGTGCCGCGCTCACCGGCGTCGAGGCGATCTCCAACGGTGTCCCGGCCTTCCGCAAGCCCAAGTCGAAGAACGCCGCGACCACGCTCGCGGCGATGGGCCTGCTGGCCGTCACCATGTTCTGCGGCATCATCGTGCTCGCCATGGTGACCAAGGTCCGTATGGCCGAGAACCCGGCCGTCGACCTGCTGAAGGACGGTGTCGCGGTCGGCGCCGGCTACGTCCAGAACCCGGTGATCACCCAGGTCGCCGAGGCCGTCTTCGGCAAGGACACCTTCTTCTTCATCGTGCTCGCCGCGGCCACCGCACTGGTGCTGTTCCTCGCGGCCAACACCGCCTACAACGGCTTCCCGGTGCTCGGCTCGATCCTGGCCCAGGACCGCTATCTGCCGCGCCAGCTGCACACCCGCGGCGACCGGCTCGCCTTCTCCAACGGCATCGTGCTCCTGGCGGGCGCGGCCATCCTCCTGGTGTGGATCTACGGCGCCGACTCCACCCGGCTGATCCAGCTGTACATCGTCGGCGTGTTCGTGTCCTTCACGCTCAGCCAGACCGGCATGGTCCGCCACTGGAACCGCCTCCTGTCGACGGAGACCGACCAGGCCAAGCGCCGCCACATGATGCGCTCCCGCACGATCAACACCTTCGGCGCCTTCTTCACCGGCCTGGTGCTGATCGTCGTGCTCGTCACGAAGTTCACGCACGGTGCCTGGGTGGCCCTGCTGGGCATGGTGATCTTCTACGGCACGATGACGGCGATCCGCCGCCACTACGACCACGTCTCCGAGGAACTCGCCGCCCCCGAGGGCCCGAGCGACGACAGCGTACGGCCGTCCCGCGTGCACTCCGTCGTCCTGATCTCCAAGATCCACCGCCCGGCCCTGCGCGCGCTGGCCTACGCCAAGCTGCTGCGCTCGGACACCCTCGAGGCGCTCAGCGTCAACGTGGACCCGGCGGAGACGAAGGCGCTGCGCGAGGAGTGGGAGCGGCGCGGCATCGACGTACCGCTGAAGGTGCTCGACTCGCCGTACCGCGAGATCACGCGGCCGATCATCGAGTACGTGAAGAGCCTGCGCAAGGAATCCCCGCGCGACGCCGTCTCGGTCATCATCCCCGAGTACGTGGTCGGCCACTGGTACGAGCATCTGCTGCACAACCAGAGCGCGCTGCGGCTGAAGGGCCGGTTGCTGTTCACGCCCGGCATCATGGTGACCTCGGTGCCGTACCAGCTCCAGTCCTCCGAGGCGGCCAAGCTCCGGGCCCGCAAGCGGCAGGAGTGGAACGCGCCGGGTTCGGTGCGGCGCGGGCCGGCCCAGGAGCGGGCGAAGGAGCAGGACGCACAGCGCTGACGGAAGGCTCGGGGCGCGGCGGGGAGCACGTAGACTGGT contains the following coding sequences:
- a CDS encoding APC family permease is translated as MSKLTDVPKRILIGRALRSDRLAETLLPKRIALPVFASDPLSSVAYAPGEVLLVLSIAGVSAYHFSPWIAVAVVVLMFTVVASYRQNVHAYPSGGGDYEVATTNLGPKAGLTVASALLVDYVLTVAVSISSGIENLGSAVPFVVEHKVECAVGVIVLLTLMNLRGVKESGNLFAIPTYVFVAGVFIMIAWGAFRGLVLDDTMRAPTSSYEIKPEHQGLAGFALVFLLLRAFSSGCAALTGVEAISNGVPAFRKPKSKNAATTLAAMGLLAVTMFCGIIVLAMVTKVRMAENPAVDLLKDGVAVGAGYVQNPVITQVAEAVFGKDTFFFIVLAAATALVLFLAANTAYNGFPVLGSILAQDRYLPRQLHTRGDRLAFSNGIVLLAGAAILLVWIYGADSTRLIQLYIVGVFVSFTLSQTGMVRHWNRLLSTETDQAKRRHMMRSRTINTFGAFFTGLVLIVVLVTKFTHGAWVALLGMVIFYGTMTAIRRHYDHVSEELAAPEGPSDDSVRPSRVHSVVLISKIHRPALRALAYAKLLRSDTLEALSVNVDPAETKALREEWERRGIDVPLKVLDSPYREITRPIIEYVKSLRKESPRDAVSVIIPEYVVGHWYEHLLHNQSALRLKGRLLFTPGIMVTSVPYQLQSSEAAKLRARKRQEWNAPGSVRRGPAQERAKEQDAQR